The Acetomicrobium sp. S15 = DSM 107314 nucleotide sequence GTTAGGACGGTTTGCAATGTCTTCGCCTGGTTCATGGTTATCTTCGGCGCCTACGTCATAGTTCACGGGCACCTCTCTCCGGGAGGAGGTTTTCAGGGCGGAGCCGTTGTTGCCACTTTTATAGCCTTCTTGTTGGTCGCCCACGGAGGGAAGAGGCTTCTCGGTTGGGTCAAAGAGGGGCTATTCAGCGCCGCGGAGAGTACTGGACTCTTGGTATTCTTGGGGGCAGGACTTTTCGGCATATCGACCACCTTCTTTTACAACTTCTTAGCGAAAAAAGGAGGCCTCTTCGGCTCGATGGTTCCTCTCGGCAGTAACCCTGGAGTGCTGAACAGCTCAGGAACCATAGCGCTGATGAATTTGGCTGTCGGGTTGGAGGTAATTGCGGGGTTGTCGCTCATAATCGTTTACATGTTCAAGGGAATCCGCATGGAGCTCGGGGGAGAGGAGGAGAGTCATGACAGGTAACTTTCCTTTCGTCGTGGTCGGATTGGTCTTCGCTATAGGTATGGCTTTGATCCTCTTCGACAAAAATCTCATCAAAATAGCGATAGGCGTATCCATGGTCGAGGCAGCCACAAACCTGTTCCTCATAGTCTTGGGCTACAGAACGGGCGGATCCATCCCGGTCTACACCTTGGCTGGCGAAGTTAAAAGGATGGTGTTGCCTACGCCGCAGGCGCTGACGCTTACATCTATCGTCATAGGCGTAGCGACGACAGCGCTGATGCTTTCCCTCATCATGTTGCTCTATCGCCATTACGGCACTCTTGACGTCCGCGAGATAAGGAGGCTGCGAGGATGAACTGGCAAATCCATCTACCTGCGTTGCTCATAGCCGTACCGCTCTTGGGGGCCTTTGCGGCGCCCGCTTTCGCCAATCGTCGCCTGCGGGACGTCTGGTTTACGGTTATGATCGCCGCTACGACTGTCATAGCTTTTCTGCTTTGGCGGCGAGTGGGGACAGAAGGGATTGTAGTCTACGTAATGGGGGGCGAAAACTGGCGCCTCACGCTCCCATCCGGTATGAAACTTCCCATCCGCATCATAATGGAAGTGGACGCCTTCAGCGCCTTTATGGCTCTCTCTGGTTCCATCGTTTCCTTCGCGGGAGCCATTTTCTCACTAAGGTTCTTGGACCGCACGACCGGCGGAGAGAAGTTCGTTGCCCTCTATTTCCTCCTTACAGCCGGAATGCTCGGTATGGAGACCACGGGCGACCTCTTTAACTTCTTCGTCTTTCTGGAGATCGCTTCTGTAGCCTCTTATGGCCTTATCGCCTTTTGGCGCAATACTCCCGAGGCCATCGAAGCCAGCTTTAAGTACATGCTGCTGTCTACTATAGCGGCTCTCATGGTTTTGATAGGGGTGGGCATCCTCTACGGGCGGTATGGGGCGCTCAATATGGCCGCCATCGCGAAATCCATGCGGTTGGGATTGCCCGAAAAGGTGGCGCTTGCGCTCTTTGTGGCTGCTTTAGCCATGAAGTGCGGCGCCGTGCCGCTACACATGTGGGTTCCCGACGCTTATTCCCAGGCGCCGGCAGGCATATCGTGCTTCTTGGTCTCCGTGAGCCAGGCCTCCCTTTACGGCCTGTTCCGTATCTCCTTCTCCGTTTACGGTCGAGCCCTCGATACTCCTGCCGTGGCGTGGATCATAATAGTCTTCGGGATCCTCTCCATGTTCATCGCAGTCGTAATGGCCGTCATACAGAAGGAAGTAAAGCGCCTCATGGCTTATCACGCCGTTTCTCAGACGGGCTACATGTTGTTGGGCGTCGGAGTGGGGCTGTTGGCCTTGACGCACCCTCAGGCCATGAGCGAATACGGCTTCACGGCGATGCAGGGCGGCATCTTCCACATAATCAACCATGCCATGTATAAGGGCTTGCTCTTCCTCACCGCCGGATCTATTTTCTACGCGTCTGGGACGCTCGATCTGAACCGGTTGGGAGGGTTGGCCAGGAATATGCCGTATACCACGGTCATGTTCGTCGTTTCGGCTGCGGCTATCGCCGGGCTTCCTCCGGTCAACGGGTTCGTGTCGAAGCTTTTGGTGTACGAGTCTTCCTTTGCCGTGCACCCCATCCTTACGGTTATGGCGCTGGTCACCTCGATCCTCACTCTCGCTTCCTTCGTGAAGGTCTTTCAGTCGGCTTTCTTGGGCCCGGCGAGGGCACGCTTTTCTGAGGTGAGGGAGGTTCCGAGGAGCATGCTCGTGGGCATGACGGTTTTGTTGGTGGCCATACTCTGGCTGAGTTTTATGCCTACGTGGTCTTTGTCGAAACTGGTTGGCCCAGCAGCGCAGGCTTTGGTCGATCAGGCGGGCTACATTGAGGCCATCATGAGGAGTGGATTGTGATGATGTTGGGGACTGTGCAGTCTGGCTTCGGGTATTGGAATGTATATGCCTGGATCGTCTTCTTCGCCTTGGCGGCCGTGTTGGTCTTTTACTTCAGGTCCGCCGGCAGAAGCGACTATAAAGTGGGCACGTACCAAGACGAGATATTCTATGGCGGCAACCCCGTCCCTAAAGACGGAGACGAGATAGCGGTGCCCGCCAGCTCGGCCTACTGGGGTTTCACGGAGGCCCTTTCTCCCTTTTATAAGTTGCTTTTGAGCCTTCACACCGGGATCGCCAGCGATTACGTGGGCTATCTCGTAGTGACTACCGCCCTCATTTCTGCGCTCATCGTGCTGTAGGAGGCGAAAGAGATGCTGAAGATGGATTTAGCGAAGACGTTGGAAATCCTGCCCAGATCTATTTGGGTGTTCTTGTGCAACAGCGGCTCATGTAACGGTTGCGATATCGAGGTGGTGGCGACCTTGACCCCTCGCTATGACATAGAGCGGTTCGGTATGAAGCTCGTGGGCTCGCCAAGACACGCGGATGCCCTCTTGGTCACCGGGCCGGTGACCAAGTATATGACGGAGAGGTTGAAGCATATCTACGATCAGATGCCGGATCCTAAGGTGGTGATCGTCGTGGGCAACTGCGGATGTTCCGGTGATGTCTTCTACAAATCGTATAGCCTCGATGGGCCGGTGGACCAGGTGCTTCCCGTTGATGTCTATGTCCACGGTTGCCCGCCAAGGCCTGAGGCCATCATAGAGGGCGTAGCCAAGGCGGTCCTGAAGCTCGAAGCTTTGAGGGAATCGCTTGACAGCAAGGAGGCAGATGTGGCCGATGTCGCGCAGAGCTGAGTATACGGACAAGGCGCTGGCTCCCGAAGCTGTGGTCAGCGTAATTAAAGAGCGGTTGGGGGATGCGGTCGAAGTTGTGGGACTGAGAGATCGGAAGGCCGGTTCGAACGATACCGTATGTTTTCACGATCTGTGGCTTCGCTGTCCCAAGGACAAGTTCCTCGAGCTCTTAGATATCCTATTCGAGCTCGACTTCCCATTTTTCCACGTCATGTCTGGGAACGATGAGGGGGAGGCTGTGCTTTTAAACTATCATTTCACTCTATTCCAGAGCAGTGGTAAGGCTTCAAGATTGGGCGTGGCGGTGAGCGTTTACCTCCCGAAGGACGATCTGACCATGCCGTCAATACAGGACCGTATCCCAGGTGCAGAGTACAGCGAGCGGGAGATGCGGGAGATGCTCGGCATCGCTTTTTCTGGGATGCCTGACGAATCGCTCGTATTTCTGCCGGAGGATTGGGATGAACAAATCAAACCCTGGCGGCGCGATGAAGCTGGTCCAAAACCGGAACAGATACGGGAGCTGTCTTAGGAGGGCATACAATGGCTGTAGGAGAAGCTAAAACCTATAAAATACCGATAGGCCCCGTTCACGTTGGCCTCAAGGAGCCTATAACCACATGGCTTGAGGTGGATGGGGAGAGGATAGTAGACATAAAGGTTCGCCCGGGTGCCATCCATCGAGGGATAGAATTCATGGCCAGGGAACGCAATCCTATCCAGGTTATATATCTGGCGGAGAGGATATGCGGGATCTGCTCCTTCGCCCACATCGAAAGCTTCGTCAGAGCCGTGGAGGACGCCGCATCAATCTCCGTACCCAAGCGGGCTCAGTATATAAGGACGATCATGCTCGAGCTCGAGAGGGTCCACTCCCACATCTTGTGGGCCGGCGTAGCCTGTTATACCTTCGGCTACGATTCGGCTTTCAATCTGGGGTTGCTGCTCAGGGAAAAGGTCATGGATGTGCTCGAGGCCGTGTCGGGCAATCGCGTCAATTACGGCGTAGGAACGATAGGCGGCGTAAGGCGAGACATAACGCCAGAAGCGGCGGCGGCGCTTGAGGACATGTTGAGTTATTACAGGAGGGAGTTCGCGGCCTTTTACGAGGTGGCTACAGAAGACCCCATAACGAAGGCGCGCATGAGGCATGTTGGCACTCTGCCGCCCGAGGATGCCGTGCGCTACTGTGCGGTGGGACCGACGGCGAGGGCGAGCGGCCTCCGGGTCGACCTGCGCTGGTCGTCTCCCTATGAGGCTTACGCCGACATAGAGGTGACGCCCATAGTGCCGCAAGACTACATGGGTGAGGTCTACGGCGACGTCTTCGACCGTTTCCTCGTGCGGGTTTTAGAGGTCTATCAGTCGCTTGACATAATAGAAAAAGCGCTGTCGGGTTTACCCGAAGGGCCACTCATGGCGGAGCCGAAACTCCCCAAATTATTGGCCCTTTTGAAGGCCGCCGACGGCGTAGGTTGGAGCAGCATAGAAGCTCCCAGAGGCGATGACGCGCACATTGTGAAGCTCACGAAGGGAGACGAGAACGTCACGTGGTGGAAGGTGAGAGCCCCAACCTATGCCAACATCGTCTCGTGGCCGATCATGTTCCGGGGACAAGAGATAGCGGATGCCCCTCTCATCGTAAACAGCATAGATCCGTGCATATCCTGTATGGAGAGGGCCCTCGTGATAGACAAAAGGAGCGGCTCGTCTGAGGTTTTGACGAAGGAAGAGCTCTTGAAGCGCTCAAGGGAGAAGACGAGGAGGTTGATGGGGCGATGAGCGTCTTGATATTCGTGGCCAAGCTGATCGCAGGCGGTGCGCTTCTATGCTTAGGAGTGCTCCTCGCACTGCTTTACGAGGGCGTCGATCGCATAATCAGCGCACGTATGCAGCGCAGGTTCGGGCCTCCCCTCCTGCAGCCCTTTTACGACGTATTGAAGCTCCTGGGCAAAGAGTCCATAGTGCCCCGCAGGGCGGTGGCGTGGGCCTTCAATGGGGCTCCTTGGATGGCCCTCGTCACTGCGCTCATGGTTTTCCTCTACATACCGATGGGGGCGCTTCCTCCTATATTGGGAAGCGAGGGGGACTTGATCCTCATCACGTATCTCTTAGCCCTCTCTGCCGTGGCCCTCGTCGTAGGCGGCTTTGCCAGCGGCTCCCCTTATGCGAACGTGGGCTCTCAACGCGAAATGGTGCTGATGATGAGCTATGAGTTGCCTTTGGCCCTCGTCGTATCGACGATGGCCTGGCTCGTATATCGTCGAGGAATTCCTGGCCCGGCTTTCAGCCTCGAGACCTTTTCTTCCCTTTCTCTGTGGAATACGGTCGGCTGGGTCGGGGCGCTAGGGCTTTTGTCGCTGTTGCTCGCACTGTTGGCTGTGGTGCCGGCCGAAGTGGGAAAGGTCCCCATGGACATAGCGGAGGCGAAGACGGAGATCCTCGAGGGGTTGATCTCCGAATATTCGGGGCGCAACTTAGCGCTGCTCAAGCTCACTTACTCCGTTAGGACATTGGCGCTGTGCGCCGTGGTCGTCGCGCTTTTCTTCCCTTGGTCTTTAGGCAAGGCGATGGGTCTCTCCGGCGTTGGGCTGTTCGTCATAGATTTCGTCTGGTTTTGGATCAAGACGTTCGTTGTCCAGACTGTGGGAGTAACGACGGTGCGGACGGCCTTTGGTAGGTTTAAGATCTGGCAGGCCGCGCGCTTCTATTGGATTCAGGTCGGCGGCTTGGCCCTGGCGGGCATGCTGCTTCTTACGCTCGAAGTGGCGATCTATTGAGGAGGGAATGCCAGTGTTAAATCGCATGACTTTGCAGATCTTAAAACAAGTTGTCGAGAAGCCGTTTACTAACCTCTTTCCGGTGCCTCATATGCCCGACAATTTGGGAGAGGTATTGAAAGCAGCCGCCGAAGGGCGCGTGCAGATCAATCCGCCTGTGGAGGTGCCGAAGCATTTTCGCGGCAAAATCGGCTACGATAGGGAAAAGTGCATAGGCTGTCGCCTTTGTACGCGCGTGTGCCCGGCCAACGCCATAACCTATATCCCTGAGGATAAGAAGGTTATGGTGCATGTTGATCGTTGTTGTTTTTGCGCGCAGTGCACAGAAATATGCCCGGTGCAATGCTTGTGGATGACGGAAGAGTTCCTGCTCTCATCATACGACAGGAAAGCTCAAGTGGTGATCGATTCAGGCAAAAAAGCCGAAGAGGTACCGCAGGTCGAGCGCATCCCGTCTGAAGCGCAAGTAATGGAGACCGCCGCGCCAGAAGCCGCATCGTCGTGAGCTTTTGAGCGCACGGCGCGCTTTTTGAGGGCGGAGGGGAGCTCTGATGTGACTGAAGCTTCCCTCCGCCAATTTCAGATCAGGTTGTAATGAGATAGGCGCTTTTTTACCTCGTCGCGCCCGAGTAGCTGGGCCACCTCGAAGATTCCCGGGCTCACCTTCCTTCCGGTGAGGACCAATCGCAACGGCATCGCCACATCTTTCAGCTTCATCCCTTTTTCATCGCACCATTGTCGTGCGAAGTTTTCCATCTGTGGCGCTTCCCACGGCTCTATCGCCAGAAGGGCACGGAAGAAGGGGCGAAGGCTCTCTGCTTTATCTGCCGACTCCTTGCCGTCATAGCGTTTAGCGACGCTATTAAAATCGAAGAAGTAATCCGTAAATTCGGCGATCTCTACGAGTGTCCTCCCTCTGCCCTCAAGGAGGCTTACGGCTTGCTCTAAATAGGAGCGGTCGAATTGCTCGACTGGAAGCCCGAGCTTTTTCCAAAAAGGTAGCACCGCATCGACGAGGGATTTAGGGTCCATCATCTTTATATGTTCCTGGTTGACGTAGTTGAGTTTATCCATGTCGAAAATGGCGGCCCTCTTCACGACGCGAGAGATCTCGAAGAGCCGAGTTGCCTCCTCCCTCGTGAATATCTCCTTGTCGCCGCCTGGCGACCATCCGAGGAGGGCGAGGAAGTTAAAGACAGCCTCGGGTAGGTACCCCATGTCCTTGTACTCGTGGACGCTCGTGGCACCATGCCTCTTGGAGAGCTTCTTCTTGTCTTTGCCGAGTATCATGGGCAGGTGGGCGAAGCGCGGCAATTCCCAGCCAAAAGCCTTGTAAAACAAAATCTGCTTGGGCGTGTTGGCTATGTGGTCTTCCCCCCTTATGACCCAATTTATGGCCATGTGGTGATCGTCTATCACTACGGCGTAGTTGTAGGTGGGGGTGCCGTCGCTCTTCATTAAGACCTGGTCCTTCAGCGTCTCGCTTTTGACGCTTATCGCTCCGTACACGGCATCTTCGAACGATATCGTCTCTCCCTGGGGTATTTTGAATATTATCGCCGCTCCGTCGCGATAGGCCAGACCGCGCGATACTAAATCTTCGGCGCATTCCATATAAAGCTCCAATCTCTCAGACTGCCGATAAGGGCCATAAGGACCTCCGCAATCCGGTCCTTCGTCCCAATCCAGTCCCAACCATCGCAATCCGGCATATATCGTATCCTCATAGGCCTGCGTGGATCGCTCCCTGTCCGTATCCTCTATCCTCAACACAAATCTTCCGCCGTGTTTTTTGGCCCATAGCCAGTTGAAGAGAGCCGTATGGGCACCTCCTATGTGAAGGGCGCCCGTGGGGCTCGGGGCAAACCTGACGCGCACATCTGTCATCGTGCTATCCTCCTATTTCTCATCTCGTTCCTTGCGGCCTCGGCGAAAAGGCTTTTACAGACCGGCATTCTGTGAGATTATATACAAATATGGCTTTGTCTGCCAGGAACGGAGGGGGAAAATTGGCCAAGCAAAAACTATTGCTCGTGGACGGCCATGCCTTGGCCTTCAGGGCTTTCTATGCCCTGCCGGAGCTGAACGCTCCGGACGGCACGCCCACGAACGCCGTTTTGGGCTTCGTGAACATGCTCCTGAAGGTCCTCAACGATGAAAAGCCGACACATGTGGCCGTAGTGTTCGATGCCAAGGGTGAGACTTTCAGGCATCAAGCTTACCGCGAATACAAGGCAGGACGCCAGCCGGCACCTGACGCTTTCAAGGTTCAACTCCCTTTGATAAAGGAGCTGGTCGCGCTTTTGGGGCTGCCGGTGTTCGAAGTGGAAGGGGTAGAGGCTGACGACGTCATAGCGTCAGCTGCCTTGCGCGCTGCAAATTCTGGCGTAGAGGCCCTGATCCTCACGGCGGATAAAGACCTAATGCAGATCTTGGCACCAGGCATCCGGGTCATCAAGCCGTCGAGGGGGGTGAGCGATTTTAAGGTTTACGACGCCGAAACCTTCACAGAAGAGTACGGCTTTCCTCCGCGAGCGTTCGTCGATTATCTGGCTTTGGTGGGCGATAAGGTGGACAACGTGCCCGGGGTTCCGGGAATAGGGGACAAGAGGGCATCTTCTCTGTTGCGCGAATACGGCTCCGTTGAGGGCATCTTTGAGCATCTGGATGAGCTGCCTTCTTCTCTGAAAGAGAAAATAGAGCCCCTTCGCGACCGCATATTGGAGAGCAGGAGTTTGGCGAAGCTCGAGGCCGATTTGCCGGTCGAGGTTGAAAGCTTCCTGCCCAAAGAGCCCGATGTCGATGGGCTTAAGGCACTTTGCAGGAAGCTCGGCCTCAAAAAGTTGGCGGAGAGGCTCAAAATAGAGATAGACGATCCGAAAAAGTCGGAGGAAAGATCGATAACAGCAAAGCCCGCACTGCAAAATTCTTCCATCGATGAGTTGGCAGGCGAAGACGAACTCGTCATAGCCTGGCAGGGTGAGGGAGTTTACCCAAAGCATTTCGCCATTAAAAAGTTGCTCATTTCGTCGAGGGATGGAAGGCGCTCACTTATAGAATCCCCATCCAAGGGTTGGCCTGTTGAGGCCTTGAGCGCGCTTCGCAGCTCCAAATTTTACCTCTGGGGTTATAAGGAATTCTGCCAAGCCTTAGGGGAGCTGCCCGTGCCCTGCGAGCGCATCTGGGACGTAAAAGTGGGCCACTACCTGTTGCACCCTGATATGCCCGACCACGGCCTTAAGACTTCGGGAGGCTTATTTCCGGTCACCTTGCTCGAGCAGGGCGACGCGATATGGCATGCTAAAGAAGCGCAGGAGGCAGGCTTTGGCGACGAAGCCCTGCGCAAGCTCATGATAGAGATAGACCAACCCCTCTCTCCCGTCCTGGCTGAAATGGAAGCCTATGGTCTGGCTGTAGACAGAAAAATGCTCGAAGGCTTGGCAGGAGAGCTCGCTATCCGCATAAAGGAGGTGGAAGCCTCCATAGCGCGAATGGCCGGTACAGAGATAAACCTCAACTCGCCCAAGCAGGTGGGGTGGCTGCTCTTCGAAAAACTTGGACTGCCTCCGACCAAAAGGACGAAGACGGGTTATTCCACCGACGTTACCGTGTTGGAAGAGCTCTCTAAGCTTGATACCGAGCTCAGCGAGGTTCCCAAAAAATTGCTCGAACACCGTGAGCTTTCAAAGTTGCTCTCCGGCTTTGCGCAGGCCATCCTGCGGGCTATCGACCAAGAGAGCGGGTGCGTGCATTCCACCTTCGACCACACCTCTACTGGGACCGGCAGGCTCAGCAGCAGAGACCCTAACATCCAAAACATCCCGGCCTATGGAGAAAACGCTTTTGCGCTGCGAAAGGCCTTCATCCCCCATGAGCCGGACAGGGTTTTCGTGGCGGGCGATTATTCCCAGATAGAGCTCCGCGTCCTCGCTCACCTTTCGAAGGAGGAGCGCTTGTTAGAGGCCTTTTCTGCTGGGCGCGATATTCACGCCGAAACGGCTTCGTGGGTTTTTGGAGTTGCCGGAGACGCTGTTACACCTGAGTTGCGCAGGTTGGCCAAAATGATAAATTTCGGGCTTTTGTATGGCATGAGTTCCTTCGGCCTATCCCAGCGGCTCGGCATCGCGAGGAGCGAGGCGCAAAAGATAATGGAACGTTACTTCCAGGCCCTTCCCAAGGTCAAGGATTACCTCGAAAGAAGTTTCGAGGAGGCCAAGGCGAGAGGATACACCCTTTCCATATTCGGGAGGCGGCGCCCCCTGAATGAAGTTTCTACTACGGAAGGAAGGGGTGCCGACGCTATGAGGCGCGTAGCCATAAATACCCCTATTCAAAGCAGCGCTGCTGATGTCGCAAAGCTTGCCATGATCAAGTTCTCGAAGAAGGCCGAGCATTTGAGCGGCGAAGCGAGAATGGTCCTTCAGATTCACGATTCCATAGTATGCGAATGCCACGGGCAAAACTCGGGCGAAGTCGAAGAGGCGCTCAAAGAGACGATGGAAAGCGCGGTAAAGCTCGACGTGCCGGTACTGGTTCAAATGAAGCGCGGCAAGTCCTTGGCAGAGGTGTGAGGTCAAAACAAAAGCATAAGAGCTAAGAGAAAACCCGCTATCGCCCATGGCAGCGCTGAAACCTGGGGACTTGCCAGCCACGGCGTCATGGCGACCAGGCAAACGCCCAAAAAGAGCCTGCCTTTGTTGAGGCGACCTTCTTTTTCGGGCGGAGGTTGAATATCTTGGGCGAGCCAAAACGACCTCACCCTCTCGGCCTGCTCCCTGATAACATCCATCGCAGCCTCAAAAGGATGAGTCATCTGCCAGGTCGTCACCTCGTCCAGCGCTTTTTTAAGGACATCCTCGCTGGACGAGGTGGGGTCTAAGGCCATAAGGTGCCCCTCAAGCGTGGAAAGTGCTCTCACGAGGTAGAGAAAAGGGCGCGGTATCTTGAAGCCGTGCTGTGCGGAGAGGGTGGTTAAGGCCTCGAAGATCTCCGAAAGGGAAACCCTCCCCACAGGCCGACTCAAATAATCTTCGAGCATGTCATACATTTGGCTTTGAAGAGCTGTGGCCTCGTGCGAAGGAGGCAGGAACCCTAAGGATAGAAACACGCGGTGAGCCCTCTCTGCGTCTGCATGAAGCACCGCTTCGAGGAGTCTCAAAAATTTGCGTCGCATGACTTCCGGCACAAAGACCATTGCACCAAAGTCAAGGACTATAAGTTGTCCATCTTCGTTAACTAACAAGTTACCGGCATGAGGGTCAGCATGAACCATGCCCGCCTCTATGAACTGGATCGAATATATCTGGACGAGCTTGCTGGCCATCTCTCTTTTGGCGAGCATAGAAAGAGACGGTATCGCTTTGTCCAGGCGAACCCCTTGGTGGTAGGTCATGGTGAGGACCCTCTTACTGCACAGTTGATTTATCGGTTGGGGGACGATGATGCCTGAACCTTCGGCCACTTTTGCGCGGAATCGCGCCATGGATGACGCTTCTCGCAGGAAATCCATCTCGTGCTGCATCTGCAAAGCGAGTTCGGCGACGAGGTCTTCCAGCGTGAAGGGGAGCCTCGATGGGCTCGGTAACCACTTGGACAAGTGGCGCATAATCCGGAGGTCTCTTGCAACTTGAGCCTCCAAGCCGGGACGTCTAACCTTTATGGCCACAGTTCGGCCGTCGGCCAACAGGCCGCGGTATACCTGTGCTATGCTTGCAGAGCCGATGGGCTCTTTGTCGTAGTCTACTATGGCTTCAGCCGCCTCTCCCAATTCTTCGTCTATAATTGTCTTGACTTGCGAGAACGGAGCGGGTTTGACCTCGTCGAGCAGCTCAGAGAGGGCCTGCAAGACTTCGGGAGGCAGCAAGTCCACATGGCAGCTGAGCATTTGCCCGAGCTTTATGAACGTAGGCCCTAACGCCTCTAAAACTTCCTTGAGGCTTTGTGCCTCTTCGTCTGTGAGTATCCTTTGTCTCGGCAGGCGGTCGGCCTTGTAAAGACGTGCGAGGGGAGGACCGAGCGTGATTAAGACCCGCACAAATCGCATGGCGTGAAGTAGCGAGCGCCAGTTCATAAAAGCCCCTCCTGGAGGTAAAATTGCGGATATGTCAATGCGTCTGAATATGCTTTCATTATAGAGCAGATGACGATTTTTGACACCCTCAAAAGAAGGGAAATCGCGTATCATTAATGGACGTCCTCATTGGGACGGTCAACGAAAGGAGACGGTAGGTTTGGTTATGAGAATGCTCAGGACCCAGGTGAAATGGATCATGCTGGTGGTGGCGGTGGTTTTCGTCATCTCCATATTCGCTGTCTATGTACACCGGGGTAGCGGAGGAAGAAATGTGGCACAAGGCGATCGCGTCGTAGCCGAGGTGAACGGCAAAAAAGTCATGCTTTCGCAGATAGACAGTGCGGTTCGTTCTTACGTGGAGCACTATGGCTTAAAAGACATAAGCCCGTCGGACCTTCCCTCGCTTCGACGGAGTGTTCTCGATAGCATAATCGTAGAAGGCGAACTCGAGAAGGAGGTCCAGGCCCGTTCGATTCAGGTGACCCAGGAAGAGATAGACGCCGCAA carries:
- a CDS encoding DNA polymerase, with the translated sequence MAKQKLLLVDGHALAFRAFYALPELNAPDGTPTNAVLGFVNMLLKVLNDEKPTHVAVVFDAKGETFRHQAYREYKAGRQPAPDAFKVQLPLIKELVALLGLPVFEVEGVEADDVIASAALRAANSGVEALILTADKDLMQILAPGIRVIKPSRGVSDFKVYDAETFTEEYGFPPRAFVDYLALVGDKVDNVPGVPGIGDKRASSLLREYGSVEGIFEHLDELPSSLKEKIEPLRDRILESRSLAKLEADLPVEVESFLPKEPDVDGLKALCRKLGLKKLAERLKIEIDDPKKSEERSITAKPALQNSSIDELAGEDELVIAWQGEGVYPKHFAIKKLLISSRDGRRSLIESPSKGWPVEALSALRSSKFYLWGYKEFCQALGELPVPCERIWDVKVGHYLLHPDMPDHGLKTSGGLFPVTLLEQGDAIWHAKEAQEAGFGDEALRKLMIEIDQPLSPVLAEMEAYGLAVDRKMLEGLAGELAIRIKEVEASIARMAGTEINLNSPKQVGWLLFEKLGLPPTKRTKTGYSTDVTVLEELSKLDTELSEVPKKLLEHRELSKLLSGFAQAILRAIDQESGCVHSTFDHTSTGTGRLSSRDPNIQNIPAYGENAFALRKAFIPHEPDRVFVAGDYSQIELRVLAHLSKEERLLEAFSAGRDIHAETASWVFGVAGDAVTPELRRLAKMINFGLLYGMSSFGLSQRLGIARSEAQKIMERYFQALPKVKDYLERSFEEAKARGYTLSIFGRRRPLNEVSTTEGRGADAMRRVAINTPIQSSAADVAKLAMIKFSKKAEHLSGEARMVLQIHDSIVCECHGQNSGEVEEALKETMESAVKLDVPVLVQMKRGKSLAEV
- a CDS encoding ABC1 kinase family protein, which codes for MNWRSLLHAMRFVRVLITLGPPLARLYKADRLPRQRILTDEEAQSLKEVLEALGPTFIKLGQMLSCHVDLLPPEVLQALSELLDEVKPAPFSQVKTIIDEELGEAAEAIVDYDKEPIGSASIAQVYRGLLADGRTVAIKVRRPGLEAQVARDLRIMRHLSKWLPSPSRLPFTLEDLVAELALQMQHEMDFLREASSMARFRAKVAEGSGIIVPQPINQLCSKRVLTMTYHQGVRLDKAIPSLSMLAKREMASKLVQIYSIQFIEAGMVHADPHAGNLLVNEDGQLIVLDFGAMVFVPEVMRRKFLRLLEAVLHADAERAHRVFLSLGFLPPSHEATALQSQMYDMLEDYLSRPVGRVSLSEIFEALTTLSAQHGFKIPRPFLYLVRALSTLEGHLMALDPTSSSEDVLKKALDEVTTWQMTHPFEAAMDVIREQAERVRSFWLAQDIQPPPEKEGRLNKGRLFLGVCLVAMTPWLASPQVSALPWAIAGFLLALMLLF